Sequence from the Streptomyces sp. Edi4 genome:
CGGGGTGTCGCGGCGGATCACCCGCTTGCTCGTGAACAGCACCCCCTCGCGGCGCACCAGCACGTCATCGACGCTGAACGTGGGCTGGAAGCTCACCTTGCCCCCGCGGTCGGTGAGAGCGACCAGGGTGTAGTACGAGACCCGCAGCGTGTCCGGGTCGTCCGCGTCGGCCTCCACCAGCAGGTGATCGAACCAGTGGCGCACCGCGACGTCCTTGTAGCGCGGCAGACTGGCCCGCATCCCGGCGAGCATCTCCTGGCGCCCCCGCTGCACGGAGCCGCCCGCGTGCCACACCTCGCCGTCCTCGGTGAACGTCTGGGCGAAACCTTCGATGTCCAGTGCGTCCACTCGCCGGACCTGCCACGCGTAGTACGTCTGGACCTCGGCGTAGAGGTCCCCGGAGACCAAGGTGTACCTACCGCGAACCGTCTGGGACACGGCGACTCCTTTCCATAAAGGCCCGCCGCCGGAACTGACGGCATCGGCCGCCGCCCACGCTTGCGCAACCCGCTCCAGCCCCGCTGGAGCACCGGTCCAGCCACACCCCTCAAGGTCACCCCCGGAATGTGGACACAGGGGTTCATGCTGCGAGCGAGAGCTCAGCTGTCGTGTGGTCCTGCTGTTCGCACTCCACCGGATAAGGGGTAGTCCAGCGCGCTGCGGCACCGACGGACGCTGCAACAGGCGACCTACGGGAAGATCTCCGGCCTCGCCCGACGGAACGTCGAAAACAGCTCCCGGTGCACCGTTCATCGTTCCAGGCTCAGCCAGCAGCTCCCGGCGAGGGCATCGCCACAACGCGAGCCGACCCGGTGTCAACGGCCACACAGTTCGGTTCTGACACCCCGGCCGAGGTCGTTGACGACGACGCGGTCGCCTGGCGGACCCGGGCCACCGCCCGGGGCACCACCGCACGGAACACCGGGGCCACCGCGTACACCCCGCCGCGGTCCCCCGGCCACTACGCCGATCCCGAAACCGGACTCAGCCACAACTATCTCCGCCCCCACGCCCCCGAGACCGCCCGGTACACCAGCCCTGCCCCCCCCAGTTGAACCCCGGCCCCAATCCGGTCGCCTACGAGACCCACGCCCAGTCCGAACTCGACCCTCTGGGCCTGACCCACTGCAACCAGGCCGACGTCACCTGAGACGGCCGCGCCCAGTACGGGCCCCTGGGCCCGGGCGACCACGCAACCGGCGCCCGTGCCACCCTGGAACCCGACATGACGGACGGCAAGACCCGCCCCCGCGTCCACGTTCCCCGACACCAAAAAGGCGCGGCCCGCAACAAAAGCCACCTACGGGGAGCCCAGCTCGGCGGCTCAAACAGGGACCCACGCAACTTCGTCGCCATGCACGCCTGTGCCAACAGCCCCGTCATGCGGCAGCTCGAAAACGACGTACGCACACCCATGGACCGCGGCGAAACGATCACCCACCACGACACACCGATCCACCCGACCAACGACCCCACCGACGTCGTGCCCGTCGCTACCACCACCCAGCCCCACGGCAACCCAGGGTCCCAGTTCACGCCACTGCACTCAGGCTCCCCACGAACTCCGTCACCATCATGAACGACCCCCCCACCCCAGGACCGCTGATGAACCCTTCTCTCACCCGCCTCACCGAGCTGCCGCCTCCTCCCGACGCAGCCCCCCAGGACTGGGCGACCGAGGAGAGGCAACTGGGCACCGAACCACCCCAGGACTACAAGGAACTGGCCAACACCTACGGCGGCGGCCTGTCCGACGAGAACGTCTGGCTGCTGACACCCGCCTGCCCCCAACCGCGCTACGACCTGCTCTCCATGAACGCCCAGTACCGTGCATCACTGCAACTCCCGTGGGACAGCGGCGAGCCACGCCCCGGCCGAACTGAACCAGGACGGCGCACGCCTCATCCCCTGGGCCCACAAGGACGAAGGCAGCGAAGTGCTCCACTTCCTGTCGGCCCCCGGACACAAACCCGAGAACTGGCCCATCCTCATCAACGAGGGCCGCGGTCCGCAATGGGAACGGCATGCCGGACCCTGCACCACGTTCCTGCTGACACTGATGACCGGAGAGACCGAATCCGCGTACCTCCCCGACACGCCACTGGACCAGCACCTCTTCGAGACCAACAAGGAAATCCCCGCCAACGGGTAAAGACAGGACACGCCAAAGCTCTCCAGCTCCCGGACCTGATCCGTAAAAAGTCCTCGAGTACCAAACGTCATGCATGCCGCTAGCCTGCCGGTTACCGTCGGTGCTTCGGCCAGAGAATGCCGGCCCGTGCTCCGCCCCAGCCGCCACAGGCCGAAGGAGGTGGACCGGACGGCAACGGAACAGCGGTGCTGTAGCACGCCTATGACCACGAACACGGCACCGCTCGGGGCCTTGACCCCTGATGTCGGACACACGAGACACTGGACCCTGCGGATCCGAGAACGGACATCTCGTGGTCATGAAGAACTACCCGCCGCAGTTCAAAGCGGACGCGGTCACGCTGTATGAGACACGACCTGACGCGACGATCAAATCGGTCGCTGCCCATCTGGGGATCAATCCGGAGACCCTGCGCAACCGGGTCAGGGCTGGACGAGCAAGCCATCCACGAGGACGCCGGACGCCGCAGACGGCCCAGCCGCCGGCCCCGCCGGAGGCAAAGAACGCGGCCCTGCACAAAAAGATCCGCGAGCGGGAGGAGGAACGCGAGATCCTGCACAAAGCGGCCAAGTACGCGGCCAAGTACTCCACCGGGCAGACGCGCTGGTGAACCACTTCCAGTGCGACGCCGACCATCAGCGCCGCTACCGCGTGAAGCCGCTGCGCAGCACCCTCCGCGTCAGCCGCTCAAGCTTCCACTACTGGCACCGCACCACCACGGGCCCGGCAGCCCGGCAGCCCGGCAGCCCGGCAGCCCGGCAGCCCGGCAGCCCGCCAGGCGACCGACGCACACTTGGCCGCCCGGACACGGGCCCTGCACCAGGAAACGGACGGCACCTACAGAGCCC
This genomic interval carries:
- a CDS encoding nuclear transport factor 2 family protein — translated: MSQTVRGRYTLVSGDLYAEVQTYYAWQVRRVDALDIEGFAQTFTEDGEVWHAGGSVQRGRQEMLAGMRASLPRYKDVAVRHWFDHLLVEADADDPDTLRVSYYTLVALTDRGGKVSFQPTFSVDDVLVRREGVLFTSKRVIRRDTPGPDPHR
- a CDS encoding DNA/RNA non-specific endonuclease → MGPGDHATGARATLEPDMTDGKTRPRVHVPRHQKGAARNKSHLRGAQLGGSNRDPRNFVAMHACANSPVMRQLENDVRTPMDRGETITHHDTPIHPTNDPTDVVPVATTTQPHGNPGSQFTPLHSGSPRTPSPS
- a CDS encoding transposase; protein product: MKNYPPQFKADAVTLYETRPDATIKSVAAHLGINPETLRNRVRAGRASHPRGRRTPQTAQPPAPPEAKNAALHKKIREREEEREILHKAAKYAAKYSTGQTRW